The Halosimplex litoreum genome has a window encoding:
- a CDS encoding PPC domain-containing DNA-binding protein: MDYLEVEGAREFVARLDHGGDWRAQIEAFAADEGIDAAFFFGLGAVGDAEILYYDQDDEEYYPETFDEPLEMAACVGNVSELDGEPFAHTHAVLSRADGTTLAGHLDSATVFAGELYVREFDVALDREYDEETALDLWPL; the protein is encoded by the coding sequence ATGGATTACCTGGAAGTCGAGGGCGCCCGCGAGTTCGTCGCCCGCCTGGACCACGGCGGGGACTGGCGGGCCCAGATCGAGGCCTTCGCCGCCGACGAGGGAATCGACGCCGCCTTCTTCTTCGGACTCGGCGCCGTGGGCGACGCCGAGATCCTCTACTACGACCAGGACGACGAGGAGTATTACCCCGAGACCTTCGACGAGCCGCTGGAGATGGCCGCCTGCGTCGGCAACGTCTCCGAGCTGGACGGCGAGCCGTTCGCCCACACCCACGCCGTCCTCTCGCGGGCGGACGGGACGACGCTGGCGGGCCACCTCGACAGCGCGACCGTCTTCGCCGGGGAGCTGTACGTTCGCGAGTTCGACGTAGCGCTCGACCGGGAGTACGACGAGGAGACCGCGCTGGACCTGTGGCCACTATGA
- a CDS encoding FAD binding domain-containing protein: MFPAEFDYERAASVSEALALLDEHADADVEILAGGHSLVPAMKNRGREPDVVVDLDVPALDAVNALDDRTVVGALTTYATLVDSGAVRSTVPLVAEAASEVGDTQIRNRGTIGGNLAAAHPGADLPAAVLASDATILLRNRDGKREVGATDFFRGDGETAVERGELLTGVRVPHADDGGFAYARKTHPATGYAMVGVAAVVETGGGGGGDDGSEGVVSSARVAATGAVDRAVRLPSVEDSLVDEPLDAATIDAAASEATDDIDTGRLRSDAHASGEFRGELLETYVGRALETAADRAAGDTPTA, from the coding sequence ATGTTCCCCGCCGAGTTCGACTACGAGCGCGCCGCGTCGGTGAGCGAGGCGCTGGCCCTGCTGGACGAACACGCCGACGCGGACGTGGAGATCCTGGCCGGCGGTCACAGCCTCGTCCCGGCGATGAAGAATCGTGGGCGGGAACCGGACGTGGTCGTGGATCTGGACGTGCCGGCGCTCGACGCGGTAAACGCGCTGGACGACCGGACCGTCGTCGGTGCGCTGACGACCTACGCGACGCTCGTCGACTCCGGCGCCGTCCGCTCGACCGTCCCGCTGGTGGCCGAGGCGGCGAGCGAGGTGGGCGACACCCAGATCCGCAATCGAGGGACGATCGGCGGGAACCTGGCGGCGGCCCACCCCGGCGCGGACCTGCCGGCGGCGGTCCTGGCGAGCGACGCGACGATACTGCTCCGCAACCGCGACGGCAAGCGCGAGGTGGGCGCGACCGACTTCTTCCGCGGCGACGGCGAGACCGCCGTCGAACGGGGCGAACTCCTCACGGGCGTTCGCGTGCCCCACGCCGACGACGGCGGATTCGCGTACGCGAGAAAGACCCATCCAGCGACGGGCTACGCGATGGTGGGCGTCGCCGCGGTGGTCGAGACGGGCGGCGGTGGGGGCGGAGACGACGGCAGCGAGGGAGTCGTTTCGAGTGCGCGCGTCGCCGCGACCGGCGCGGTCGACCGCGCGGTTCGCCTGCCGTCCGTCGAGGACTCGCTCGTCGACGAACCGCTCGACGCGGCGACCATCGACGCCGCGGCGAGCGAAGCGACCGACGATATCGACACCGGGCGACTGCGCTCGGACGCCCACGCTTCCGGCGAGTTCCGCGGGGAACTGCTGGAGACGTACGTCGGTCGCGCGCTGGAGACGGCCGCCGACCGGGCGGCCGGCGACACCCCGACAGCATGA
- a CDS encoding (2Fe-2S)-binding protein yields the protein MSTHEISLTVDGTTEDLTVESRTLLVHALRDDLGYTAPNVGCESGKCGACTVEMDGDAVKSCTILAVQADGSDVTTAAGYADDGLDPVQRAFHDEHGLQCGYCTPGMLATTHQLLDENREPTRAEIRRALKGNVCRCTGYESIVDAVETAAERLRAADADGERPTGDGPADPPEPGAED from the coding sequence ATGTCGACACACGAAATCTCTCTGACGGTAGACGGAACGACCGAGGACCTGACCGTCGAGTCGCGGACACTGCTGGTCCACGCGCTGCGGGACGACCTGGGCTACACGGCGCCGAACGTCGGCTGCGAGAGCGGCAAGTGCGGCGCCTGCACGGTCGAGATGGACGGCGACGCCGTCAAGTCCTGTACGATACTCGCGGTTCAGGCCGACGGCAGCGACGTGACGACCGCCGCCGGCTACGCCGACGACGGGCTCGACCCCGTCCAGCGGGCCTTTCACGACGAACACGGCCTGCAGTGTGGCTACTGCACGCCGGGCATGCTCGCGACGACACACCAGCTGCTCGACGAGAACCGCGAGCCCACCCGCGCCGAGATCCGACGGGCGCTGAAGGGCAACGTCTGTCGCTGTACGGGGTACGAGAGCATCGTCGACGCCGTCGAGACCGCTGCCGAGCGGCTGCGAGCGGCCGACGCCGACGGCGAGCGGCCGACGGGCGACGGGCCCGCCGACCCGCCGGAACCGGGGGCCGAGGACTGA
- a CDS encoding XdhC family protein, whose product MNGDRAQPDWSAPERAVRATARECLDSGEPAVLTTVVAVDGRAYRRPGAKMIVAPGGGATDSEPTDSAETERDPATGAGSVTAGCLADSVVELAGDVLADGSARVERFDLRSDETWGLGVGCDGVVDLLLEPLGAAHRPLVAPDEELVGGRTAAVVVESEDDRVAVGDRWTEGDGRSEGDGAAGAATALPPAVVATVPDDVDGARSVRAETGGGSVRLFVERLAPAPRLVAVGSNADVRPVVESARSAGFRVTVVGFRGGRATSERFPRADRVLATSPRDLREAVGFRPEDSVVLMTHNFVDDRVALGELVATPVDYVGVLGPSERFDRLRAALADDGIELDDRDRERIYAPAGLDLGGGSPAQVAHSVVAEALAVRNGRSGGHLRAIDGPIHSRDT is encoded by the coding sequence ATGAACGGCGACCGGGCCCAGCCGGACTGGTCGGCGCCCGAGCGGGCGGTCCGCGCGACCGCCCGCGAGTGCCTCGATTCGGGCGAGCCGGCGGTCCTGACGACGGTCGTCGCCGTCGACGGGCGGGCCTACCGGCGGCCGGGCGCGAAGATGATCGTCGCGCCCGGGGGCGGTGCGACCGATTCCGAACCGACGGACAGCGCCGAGACGGAACGCGACCCGGCGACCGGTGCCGGCTCGGTGACGGCCGGCTGCCTCGCCGACTCGGTGGTCGAACTGGCCGGCGACGTGCTGGCCGACGGGTCGGCCCGCGTCGAGCGGTTCGACCTCCGCTCGGACGAGACGTGGGGCCTCGGCGTCGGCTGCGACGGCGTCGTCGACCTCCTGCTCGAACCGCTCGGGGCGGCCCATCGGCCGCTGGTCGCGCCCGACGAGGAGCTGGTGGGCGGGCGGACCGCGGCGGTCGTCGTCGAGAGCGAGGACGACCGCGTCGCGGTGGGCGACCGCTGGACCGAAGGGGACGGTCGGAGCGAGGGCGACGGCGCGGCCGGAGCGGCCACCGCGCTTCCGCCCGCAGTCGTTGCGACGGTCCCCGACGATGTCGACGGAGCCCGTTCGGTTCGAGCCGAAACGGGCGGCGGGTCGGTGCGGCTGTTCGTCGAGCGGCTGGCGCCGGCGCCGCGGCTCGTCGCAGTCGGGAGCAACGCGGACGTCCGCCCGGTCGTCGAGTCGGCGCGGTCGGCCGGCTTTCGGGTCACCGTCGTCGGCTTCCGCGGCGGCCGCGCGACGAGCGAGCGCTTCCCGCGTGCCGACCGGGTACTCGCGACCTCGCCGCGGGACCTGCGCGAGGCCGTCGGCTTCCGGCCCGAGGACTCGGTCGTGCTGATGACCCACAACTTCGTCGACGACCGCGTGGCGCTCGGGGAGTTGGTTGCGACACCGGTCGACTACGTCGGCGTGCTGGGACCCAGCGAGCGGTTCGACCGACTGCGTGCGGCGCTGGCCGACGACGGGATCGAACTGGACGACCGGGACCGCGAGCGGATCTACGCGCCGGCCGGCCTCGACCTCGGCGGCGGGAGCCCCGCGCAGGTCGCCCACAGCGTCGTCGCCGAAGCCCTGGCGGTCCGGAACGGGCGCTCTGGCGGACATCTCCGTGCGATCGACGGCCCGATTCACTCGCGAGACACCTGA
- a CDS encoding SDR family NAD(P)-dependent oxidoreductase, whose translation MDLDLTGQTALVTGGGRGNGRAIALELATHGADVIVNDLDEDVAKDTAATIRDRDDDSDAVGVAADVTDEAEVEAMVEHGVEELGSVDILVNNAGVGNAGPFLDEGYDDDFRLNIEVHLFGSINCTRAVVDGMIEDGYGKIVNITSIHTKNGVGQSPQYDVGKYSLLGLTKSLALELGHEGIRVNAVAPGWVDTRMTDGFSDAVTEQIEDLNPLGYFAQPEDIANGVTFLASPAADYVNGHELRVDGGQVPIPDWRLDNR comes from the coding sequence ATGGATCTCGACCTGACAGGTCAGACCGCACTGGTAACCGGCGGCGGCCGGGGCAACGGCCGCGCGATCGCCCTCGAACTCGCGACCCACGGCGCCGACGTGATCGTCAACGATCTGGACGAGGACGTGGCGAAAGATACCGCGGCGACCATCCGCGACCGCGACGACGACAGCGACGCCGTCGGCGTCGCCGCCGACGTGACCGACGAGGCCGAGGTCGAGGCGATGGTCGAACACGGCGTCGAGGAGTTGGGCAGCGTCGACATCCTGGTCAACAACGCCGGTGTCGGCAACGCCGGGCCGTTCCTCGACGAGGGCTACGACGACGACTTCCGGCTGAACATCGAGGTCCACCTCTTCGGGTCGATCAACTGCACCCGCGCCGTCGTCGACGGCATGATCGAGGACGGCTACGGCAAGATCGTCAACATCACCTCGATCCACACCAAGAACGGCGTCGGCCAGTCGCCCCAGTACGACGTGGGCAAGTACAGCCTGCTCGGGCTCACCAAGTCGCTCGCGCTGGAACTCGGCCACGAGGGGATCCGCGTCAACGCCGTCGCGCCCGGGTGGGTCGACACCCGCATGACCGACGGCTTCTCCGACGCCGTCACCGAGCAGATCGAGGACCTCAACCCCCTGGGCTATTTCGCCCAGCCGGAAGACATCGCCAACGGCGTCACTTTCCTCGCCTCGCCCGCCGCCGACTACGTCAACGGCCACGAACTCCGCGTCGACGGCGGTCAGGTCCCCATCCCCGACTGGCGGCTCGACAACCGGTAG
- a CDS encoding LAGLIDADG family homing endonuclease, producing the protein MKPEDERYFERLESGLDEAFEVAERARERGGDPTDSVEIPVARDMADRVENILGIDGVAERVRELEGEMSREEAALELVSDFVDGDVGDYDSRAGKVEGAVRTAVALLTEGVVAAPIEGIDRVEILENDDGTEFVNVYYAGPIRSAGGTAQALSVLVADYARAMLGIDQYKARDDEIGRYAEEIDLYDKETGLQYSPKEKESKFIAEHMPIMLDGEATGDEEVSGYRDLERIDSNSARGGMCLVMAEGIALKAPKIQRYTRNLDEVDWPWLQDLIDGTIGKDDGEDEADDGEDAEAEDDADDDSEGDTDEPAGPPRLEPSKKFLRDLIAGRPVFSHPSEAGGFRLRYGRARNHGNATAGVHPATMHLVDDFLATGTQIKTERPGKAAGVVPVDTIEGPTVRLANGEVRRIDDPEEALAVRNGVEKVIDLGEYLVNYGEFVENNHPLAPASYTVEWWAQEFDDAGADVQAMRDSLDVDLADPSAAEALEWADDYDAPLHPKYTYCWHDLSVDEVCALADAVDEGRIAQTDGAVVRDPEDRDDADSSQGTQHDAATDGHDRDAGAAAAGDLVIPRSPGVCEAVEHLLVEHTQTEDTLVIPDWRPLVRTLGFSDSLEREWAPEDLSERAKAYGGGEASDAQLESSAASTEDGANAIEAINEVAPFPVRERAPTRIGNRMGRPEKSEKRDLSPAVHTLFPIGEAGGAQRKVGDAAVAGDSYDDSQGKVELEVGRQECTACGERTYKPRCPDCGGVCEAVYVCPDCDHEVEPDESGRAECSRCETLARPTQTTVVDINSEFKSALANLNERPTAYDALKAVKGLSSEQKTPEPMEKGVLRAKHGVSAFKDGTVRYDMTDLPVTAVRPSELDVTADAFRALGYGEDIHGQPLQHDDQLVELNVQDVVLSEGAAEHMLKTADFVDDLLESYYGLEPFYELEERDDLVGELVFGMAPHTSAATVGRVVGFTTAAVGYAHPYFHAAKRRNCFHPETKVWYEDEEGALNHESIETLVEGYLDPSHAERDDFGTLVDDLDHLDGELSVPSFDNGGSQSIQPVEALSKHLAPDHLVEIRTESGRELTVTPDHDVHIYEPDLGRMVSVPAGKLDESDCLVTPKDLDSADPAEEPERFDLLKEFVESDVVDDDRLMVKGLDKERLYERFEHRLADEWDGRFYPLQSTADHLGLTKKTLSNYLYRESIPVALLSHFFDSTDDLLEFVPEDATLGVKHDRTEIDRHVTLNERVATLLGYYAAEGFARMQDTPKGTIHQTTICGTDEEARQFFLDVLTEEFGADPYVENHAKVTASGRLLRGFFDTVLDAGVFAHTKRVPQCIFDAPDRIAGAYLAGYFSGDGTADNQAPRVSATTVSPELKSDVLALLTRLGITATVNHTGPVALSDAFPDFYQEDDESLSRHSYELTISRDDAVRFADRVGFHLTEKDYRLRRQVDGRKHTDRHAYVFDGGSDEYHLDPVQSVSYIESDVDHVYCLTVAETHSLIAEDLSAKQCDGDEDCVMLLMDGLLNFSKQFLPDQRGGQMDAPLVMSSRIDPAEIDDEAHNVDIMREYPKEFYEATRELADPEDVEEIMTIAEETLGTDEEYTGFDHTHDTTNIAAGPDLSAYKTLGSMEDKMDAQLNLSRKIRAVDETDVAERIIEYHFLPDLIGNLRAFSRQDVRCLDCGEKYRRMPLSGDCRECGGRVNLTVHEGSVNKYIETATRVAEEFGCRTYTKQRLEVLERSINRVFEDDTNKQSGIADFM; encoded by the coding sequence ATGAAACCGGAAGACGAACGCTACTTCGAACGACTGGAGTCCGGACTCGACGAGGCCTTCGAGGTGGCCGAGCGGGCCCGCGAGCGCGGCGGCGACCCAACCGACAGCGTGGAGATCCCGGTCGCTCGCGACATGGCCGACCGCGTCGAGAACATCCTCGGCATCGACGGCGTCGCCGAGCGCGTCCGCGAGTTAGAGGGCGAGATGAGCCGCGAGGAAGCGGCGCTGGAACTCGTCTCCGACTTCGTCGACGGCGACGTGGGCGACTACGACTCCCGTGCGGGCAAGGTCGAGGGCGCGGTCCGCACCGCGGTCGCGCTGCTCACGGAGGGCGTCGTCGCCGCCCCCATCGAGGGGATCGACCGCGTCGAAATTCTGGAAAACGACGACGGCACCGAGTTCGTCAACGTCTACTACGCCGGCCCGATCCGCTCGGCCGGCGGGACCGCCCAGGCCCTCTCGGTGCTGGTCGCCGACTACGCCCGCGCGATGCTCGGCATCGACCAGTACAAGGCCCGCGACGACGAGATCGGCCGCTACGCCGAGGAGATCGACCTCTACGACAAGGAGACGGGACTGCAGTACTCCCCCAAGGAGAAAGAGAGCAAGTTCATCGCCGAGCACATGCCGATCATGCTCGACGGGGAGGCCACCGGCGACGAGGAGGTGTCGGGCTATCGGGATCTGGAACGGATCGATTCGAACTCCGCCCGCGGTGGCATGTGTCTCGTCATGGCCGAAGGGATCGCGCTGAAGGCGCCGAAGATCCAGCGCTACACCCGCAATCTCGACGAGGTCGACTGGCCGTGGCTCCAGGACCTGATCGACGGCACGATCGGGAAAGACGACGGCGAGGACGAGGCCGACGACGGAGAGGACGCCGAAGCGGAGGACGACGCCGACGACGACAGCGAGGGAGACACGGACGAGCCCGCGGGACCGCCTCGCCTGGAGCCGTCGAAGAAGTTCCTCCGGGACCTCATCGCCGGGCGGCCGGTCTTCTCCCATCCGAGCGAGGCCGGGGGCTTCCGGCTGCGCTACGGTCGGGCGCGCAACCACGGGAACGCGACCGCCGGCGTCCACCCGGCGACGATGCACCTCGTCGACGACTTCCTCGCGACGGGCACGCAGATCAAGACCGAACGGCCCGGCAAGGCCGCCGGGGTCGTCCCCGTCGACACCATCGAGGGGCCGACGGTCCGCCTGGCGAACGGCGAGGTCCGCCGCATCGACGACCCCGAGGAGGCGCTGGCGGTGCGCAACGGCGTCGAGAAGGTGATCGACCTGGGCGAGTACCTCGTCAACTACGGCGAGTTCGTCGAGAACAACCACCCGCTCGCGCCCGCCTCCTACACCGTCGAGTGGTGGGCCCAGGAGTTCGACGACGCCGGCGCCGACGTGCAGGCGATGCGCGACTCGCTCGACGTGGATCTCGCCGACCCCAGCGCCGCGGAGGCCCTGGAGTGGGCCGACGACTACGACGCGCCGCTACACCCGAAATACACCTACTGCTGGCACGACCTGTCGGTCGACGAGGTGTGCGCGCTCGCCGACGCCGTCGACGAGGGTCGTATCGCCCAGACCGACGGCGCCGTGGTGAGGGATCCGGAGGACCGCGACGACGCCGACAGCAGCCAGGGTACCCAGCACGACGCCGCGACCGACGGCCACGACCGCGACGCCGGCGCCGCGGCGGCCGGCGATCTCGTGATCCCGCGGTCGCCGGGCGTATGCGAAGCCGTCGAGCACCTCCTCGTCGAGCACACCCAGACCGAGGACACGCTCGTGATCCCCGACTGGCGCCCGCTGGTGCGGACGCTCGGCTTCTCGGACTCGCTCGAACGCGAGTGGGCGCCCGAGGACCTCTCCGAACGGGCGAAAGCCTACGGCGGCGGCGAGGCCAGCGACGCGCAACTCGAATCCTCCGCGGCCTCCACGGAGGACGGCGCCAACGCCATCGAGGCGATAAACGAGGTCGCCCCGTTCCCCGTCCGCGAGCGCGCACCCACCCGCATCGGCAACCGGATGGGCCGCCCGGAGAAATCGGAGAAGCGCGACCTCTCGCCGGCGGTCCACACCCTCTTCCCTATCGGCGAGGCCGGCGGCGCCCAGCGGAAGGTCGGCGACGCCGCCGTCGCCGGCGACAGCTACGACGACTCCCAGGGGAAAGTCGAACTCGAAGTCGGTCGCCAGGAGTGTACGGCGTGTGGCGAGCGAACCTACAAGCCCCGCTGTCCCGACTGCGGCGGCGTCTGCGAGGCCGTCTACGTCTGTCCGGACTGCGACCACGAGGTCGAACCCGACGAGTCCGGCCGGGCCGAGTGTTCCCGTTGCGAGACGCTCGCCCGGCCCACCCAGACCACCGTCGTCGATATCAACTCGGAGTTCAAGTCCGCGCTCGCGAACCTCAACGAACGGCCCACCGCCTACGACGCGCTCAAAGCCGTGAAGGGCCTGTCCTCCGAGCAGAAGACGCCCGAACCCATGGAGAAGGGGGTCCTCCGCGCGAAACACGGCGTCTCGGCGTTCAAGGACGGCACCGTCCGCTACGACATGACCGACCTGCCCGTCACGGCGGTGCGCCCCTCCGAACTGGACGTGACCGCCGACGCCTTCCGCGCGCTGGGCTACGGCGAGGACATCCACGGCCAGCCGCTCCAGCACGACGACCAGCTGGTCGAGCTGAACGTTCAGGACGTCGTCCTCTCGGAGGGCGCCGCCGAGCACATGCTCAAGACCGCCGACTTCGTCGACGACCTGCTCGAATCCTACTACGGTCTCGAACCGTTCTACGAGTTAGAGGAGCGCGACGACCTGGTGGGGGAGCTGGTCTTCGGGATGGCGCCCCACACGAGCGCGGCAACTGTCGGAAGAGTTGTGGGTTTTACAACGGCCGCTGTCGGGTACGCACATCCATACTTTCACGCCGCTAAACGCCGGAATTGCTTCCACCCGGAGACGAAGGTGTGGTACGAAGACGAAGAAGGAGCGCTCAACCACGAGTCGATCGAGACCCTCGTCGAGGGGTACCTCGATCCGAGCCATGCCGAGCGCGACGACTTCGGAACGCTCGTCGACGACCTCGACCACCTCGACGGCGAACTCTCCGTCCCCTCGTTCGACAACGGCGGTTCACAGTCGATCCAGCCCGTCGAAGCGCTCAGCAAACATCTGGCACCGGATCATCTCGTCGAGATCCGTACGGAATCCGGCCGAGAGCTGACCGTGACACCGGATCACGACGTCCACATCTACGAACCGGATCTCGGTCGGATGGTCTCTGTCCCCGCGGGGAAACTCGACGAGTCCGACTGTCTCGTCACGCCGAAGGACCTCGATAGCGCCGATCCGGCCGAAGAGCCGGAGCGGTTCGACCTCCTGAAGGAGTTCGTCGAGTCCGATGTCGTCGACGACGACCGACTGATGGTCAAGGGCCTCGACAAGGAGCGGCTGTACGAACGTTTCGAACACCGACTGGCCGACGAGTGGGATGGTCGCTTCTACCCACTCCAGAGCACTGCCGACCACCTCGGCCTCACCAAGAAGACGCTGAGTAACTACCTCTACCGCGAGAGCATCCCGGTCGCGTTGTTGAGTCACTTCTTCGACTCGACGGACGACCTGCTCGAATTCGTGCCGGAGGACGCAACCCTGGGTGTCAAACACGACAGGACTGAAATCGACCGGCACGTCACGCTCAACGAACGGGTCGCGACGCTGCTCGGCTACTACGCCGCCGAGGGATTCGCCCGGATGCAGGACACTCCGAAGGGGACGATCCATCAGACGACGATCTGCGGCACGGACGAGGAGGCTCGACAGTTCTTCCTCGACGTGTTGACCGAGGAGTTCGGCGCCGACCCGTACGTCGAGAATCACGCGAAGGTCACGGCCTCGGGCAGATTGCTCCGCGGATTCTTCGACACGGTGCTGGATGCGGGCGTCTTCGCTCACACCAAGCGAGTCCCGCAGTGTATCTTCGACGCACCTGACCGGATCGCCGGCGCCTATCTCGCAGGGTATTTCAGCGGTGACGGTACCGCTGACAACCAAGCACCCCGCGTCTCCGCGACGACTGTGAGTCCGGAACTCAAATCCGACGTGCTCGCACTGCTGACTCGACTGGGTATCACTGCGACGGTAAATCACACTGGTCCAGTTGCACTTTCGGACGCGTTCCCGGACTTCTACCAGGAGGACGACGAGTCGCTCTCGCGCCACAGCTACGAACTAACCATCTCTCGGGACGACGCCGTCCGATTCGCCGACCGCGTCGGGTTCCACCTCACCGAGAAGGACTATCGGCTGCGCCGACAGGTCGACGGGCGGAAGCACACCGACCGCCACGCCTACGTGTTCGACGGGGGTTCGGATGAGTACCACCTCGATCCGGTTCAGTCGGTCTCGTACATCGAGTCGGATGTCGACCACGTGTACTGTCTCACCGTCGCCGAAACCCACTCGCTCATCGCCGAAGACCTGTCGGCAAAGCAGTGTGACGGTGACGAGGACTGCGTCATGCTTCTGATGGACGGGCTGCTCAACTTCTCGAAGCAGTTCCTCCCGGACCAGCGCGGCGGGCAGATGGACGCCCCCCTCGTCATGTCCTCGCGGATCGACCCGGCGGAGATCGACGACGAGGCGCACAACGTCGACATCATGCGGGAGTATCCGAAGGAGTTCTACGAGGCGACCCGCGAACTCGCCGACCCGGAGGACGTCGAGGAGATCATGACCATCGCGGAGGAGACGCTGGGCACCGACGAGGAGTACACCGGCTTCGACCACACCCACGACACCACCAACATCGCCGCCGGGCCGGATCTCTCGGCGTACAAGACGCTGGGGTCGATGGAGGACAAGATGGACGCCCAGCTGAACCTCTCGCGGAAGATCCGGGCGGTCGACGAGACGGACGTGGCCGAGCGCATCATCGAGTACCACTTCCTGCCCGACCTCATCGGGAACCTCCGCGCGTTCTCCCGGCAGGACGTGCGCTGTCTGGACTGCGGCGAGAAGTACCGGCGGATGCCGCTGTCGGGCGACTGCCGGGAGTGTGGCGGCCGCGTGAACCTCACCGTCCACGAGGGGTCGGTCAACAAGTACATCGAGACCGCCACCCGCGTCGCCGAGGAGTTCGGCTGTCGCACCTACACGAAACAGCGCCTGGAAGTCCTCGAACGGTCGATCAACCGCGTCTTCGAGGACGACACCAACAAGCAGTCCGGCATCGCGGACTTCATGTGA
- a CDS encoding outer membrane protein assembly factor BamB family protein — MRGPSATRRELLRGAMAVAGSSVLGITTAEATEREFNQRTYAVDARHTGFVDANHLPKEDDKVSQEWEFDIGDTVQDRVTSSPALVDGTLYFGSWNEHVYAVDADDGTQKWRTHVYTDVRTSPAVADGMVYVGAGPDLWATAGHLYALDAETGTIEWEFEPQHADEPGRSEKVGASPVVVDGTVYVGTKDSYLYALDADSGEKRWEFDAGGWIKFAPAVTSDTVYVPAAQGGGAIVAVNRSDGTERWRYDIGDWTGLANGSPTVSDGRVIVGVEESEYRLLALGVDEGEKLWSRNFPRPFGDTVAVAHGSVYVHNDELYALDPTDGSQQWMAEIGSGYRSSPLVVGDIVIACGDTTYAVDAGSGDVYWSIPGGGGGHVAVGADRIYVPELGGKVYGYSVASGSSGEALSGPAADYDADGDGEITVSELLTAADDYADGDLSLGELADVAAVFAAS, encoded by the coding sequence ATGCGAGGACCGAGCGCGACGCGGCGTGAGTTGCTCCGGGGGGCTATGGCAGTCGCCGGGAGCAGCGTCCTCGGGATTACAACTGCGGAGGCGACCGAGCGGGAATTCAACCAGCGGACCTACGCGGTCGACGCGCGACACACCGGGTTCGTCGACGCAAACCACCTCCCGAAAGAGGATGACAAGGTTTCCCAAGAGTGGGAGTTCGACATTGGGGATACCGTACAGGACCGCGTGACGTCGTCGCCGGCACTGGTCGACGGGACGCTCTATTTTGGTAGCTGGAACGAACACGTCTACGCGGTCGACGCGGACGACGGCACCCAGAAGTGGCGCACACACGTGTATACGGACGTACGGACCTCGCCAGCGGTCGCCGACGGGATGGTCTACGTCGGGGCAGGGCCGGACCTGTGGGCTACAGCCGGGCATCTGTACGCGCTCGACGCCGAGACGGGGACAATCGAGTGGGAGTTCGAACCACAGCACGCGGACGAACCGGGGCGGTCGGAGAAAGTCGGGGCGTCACCGGTCGTGGTCGACGGAACGGTCTACGTCGGTACGAAGGACAGCTACCTGTACGCGCTCGACGCGGACAGTGGCGAGAAGCGGTGGGAGTTCGACGCGGGCGGATGGATCAAGTTCGCTCCGGCGGTTACAAGCGACACGGTGTACGTGCCCGCCGCCCAGGGTGGGGGCGCTATCGTCGCGGTCAACCGGTCGGACGGGACCGAGCGGTGGCGCTACGATATCGGGGACTGGACGGGACTGGCGAACGGTTCACCGACGGTGAGCGACGGGCGGGTGATCGTCGGCGTGGAGGAGTCCGAGTACAGGCTCCTCGCCCTCGGGGTCGATGAGGGCGAGAAGCTGTGGTCCAGAAACTTCCCACGCCCGTTCGGGGACACCGTCGCGGTGGCACACGGATCCGTCTACGTTCACAACGACGAGCTGTACGCGCTCGATCCGACGGACGGGTCCCAGCAGTGGATGGCCGAGATCGGGAGTGGCTACCGGTCGTCTCCACTCGTGGTCGGTGATATTGTCATCGCGTGCGGAGACACGACCTACGCGGTCGATGCCGGAAGCGGCGACGTTTACTGGAGTATTCCGGGCGGCGGCGGCGGTCACGTCGCGGTCGGAGCAGACCGGATCTACGTCCCCGAACTCGGCGGGAAAGTGTACGGGTACAGCGTCGCATCTGGATCGTCTGGGGAAGCCCTGTCGGGCCCGGCGGCCGACTACGACGCCGACGGGGACGGCGAAATAACGGTGAGTGAACTCCTGACCGCGGCCGATGACTACGCGGACGGGGACCTCTCACTCGGCGAACTGGCCGACGTCGCAGCCGTCTTCGCCGCCTCCTGA